One Glutamicibacter mishrai genomic window carries:
- a CDS encoding sensor histidine kinase: MSTTQPHSAQSQNQQHALASPRVLRWGQHLVTAILLVIALLRQVSAQDNVLAAILISTLFAAWYIAGFITHPANKIHAKPTWWLAVLLLIWIASLFVSAEFMWLAFSLWLLLGHQLTFLPSILWSVVVYAFTLLAPYLHHGQLSIAAVAGPLVGGLFAWGISRGYLQMEQDAQERTSLVDSLMRAQEETTALQEELARSQHEAGIAAERTRLAREIHDTIAQQLSSIGLLAKAASAANDPKATFDVLERIDQLSGQSLNDLRRIIAALAPAELDSQALAGALSRILDDFSIDSDVGTRIDIEPGLPLLDPSLQIALLRTAQSALSNVRRHAQATTVVLSLSYSDDEVRLDIVDDGRGFTPPTGRLQHNTPVGGFGLTAMNRRLNELGGGLDVESAPGEGTALCAHLPLRIAKDNL, from the coding sequence ATGAGCACTACGCAGCCGCACTCAGCGCAATCCCAGAACCAGCAGCACGCCTTGGCCTCGCCAAGGGTGCTGCGCTGGGGACAACACCTGGTGACAGCGATCCTGCTGGTCATTGCGCTGCTGCGACAAGTATCAGCGCAAGACAATGTCCTTGCGGCGATACTCATTTCAACGCTCTTCGCTGCCTGGTACATAGCAGGCTTCATCACCCACCCGGCCAACAAGATCCATGCCAAGCCCACCTGGTGGCTAGCGGTCCTTCTCCTCATCTGGATAGCCAGCCTCTTTGTTTCAGCCGAGTTCATGTGGCTGGCTTTCAGCCTCTGGCTGCTCTTGGGACACCAGCTGACTTTCCTGCCCTCCATCTTGTGGTCTGTCGTCGTGTATGCCTTCACCCTATTAGCTCCCTACTTGCACCATGGGCAGCTCAGCATTGCAGCTGTCGCGGGCCCGCTGGTTGGCGGCCTCTTTGCCTGGGGCATTTCACGTGGCTACCTGCAGATGGAACAAGACGCCCAGGAACGCACTTCCCTGGTCGATTCATTGATGCGCGCGCAGGAGGAAACAACAGCCCTCCAAGAAGAACTCGCTCGCTCCCAGCATGAAGCAGGCATCGCGGCCGAACGCACGAGGTTGGCCAGGGAAATCCACGACACCATCGCCCAACAGTTATCGTCAATCGGCCTGCTCGCCAAAGCCGCCAGCGCAGCCAACGATCCGAAAGCGACATTCGATGTCCTCGAACGCATCGACCAGCTATCCGGACAGTCTTTGAACGATCTGCGAAGAATCATCGCCGCCTTGGCGCCAGCAGAACTTGATTCCCAGGCGCTCGCCGGTGCCCTTTCACGTATCCTTGATGACTTTTCGATTGATTCAGACGTGGGAACACGTATCGATATAGAGCCCGGCCTACCCCTTCTGGATCCAAGTTTGCAGATAGCCTTGCTTCGCACTGCGCAGTCTGCGCTGTCCAATGTCCGGCGCCACGCCCAGGCAACCACGGTTGTGCTGAGCTTGAGCTACAGTGACGATGAGGTGCGCCTGGACATCGTGGATGATGGGCGCGGTTTCACTCCGCCAACAGGCCGGCTGCAACACAATACTCCGGTAGGCGGTTTTGGGCTGACAGCGATGAACCGACGTCTAAATGAACTTGGCGGCGGACTGGATGTAGAAAGCGCACCTGGAGAAGGAACCGCACTGTGCGCCCACCTTCCACTGCGCATCGCAAAGGACAATTTATGA
- a CDS encoding response regulator, with product MIKILLVDDHPIVRTGLRALFDNYENIHVAGEVSTGEEAVDFVMENDVDVVLCDLRLGAGMNGAQTTAVIRKLPKAPQVLILTTFDKDAEILACIEAGACGYLLKDVSAQTIVESLRQAAAGHMVLAPEMTLRVVEGMRRPKVELTARERDVLAQLATGAANKQIAKTLFVSEATVKTHLVHIFDKLQATTRTDALNKAKDHGLL from the coding sequence ATGATCAAAATCCTGCTGGTTGATGACCACCCGATTGTCCGCACCGGCCTGCGGGCGCTATTCGACAATTATGAAAATATCCATGTGGCCGGTGAAGTATCTACCGGCGAAGAAGCAGTGGATTTTGTCATGGAGAACGACGTGGATGTGGTGCTCTGCGACTTGCGTTTGGGCGCGGGCATGAACGGCGCGCAGACAACAGCGGTCATCCGCAAACTGCCCAAGGCACCACAGGTGCTGATCCTGACAACTTTTGACAAGGATGCGGAGATCTTGGCGTGCATCGAAGCTGGCGCTTGCGGGTATCTGCTCAAAGACGTCAGTGCGCAGACCATCGTCGAGTCCCTTCGACAAGCCGCAGCCGGGCACATGGTGCTGGCTCCGGAAATGACCTTACGCGTTGTTGAAGGGATGCGCCGGCCCAAAGTCGAACTGACCGCGCGGGAAAGGGATGTACTGGCGCAGCTTGCCACCGGCGCAGCAAACAAGCAGATCGCCAAGACTCTGTTTGTTTCTGAAGCTACGGTGAAAACGCATCTGGTTCACATTTTCGACAAGCTACAGGCAACCACTCGAACGGATGCGCTCAACAAGGCCAAGGACCACGGACTGCTCTGA
- a CDS encoding MMPL family transporter, with translation MKVSVISRVARSLTSRRGARIWVAAVIAVIAIVFGSLSSLEAPARSDSSIVNGSDSAQVQQILDENSHDSTTSALLVASKPDHSALSNQDKTALEGLSTELSAGAHVTGGRLMISEDQQAAMLPVSWSTVSKEADRQTLEDLRNWITQHPAQRLDLQVTGSTAFAVDITNAFAGADFTLLAVTVGIVALLLILTYRSPVLWLLPLSVVGIADRSASLIANLLGNLWGLSFDSGVLSVLVFGAGTNYALLLISRYRDELRTQEDHRQALAKAWTSSFEAILTSNLTVVLALLTLGLAVMEDTRGLGIVCAAGLLIAAFFVLFLLPPVLAMSGRKAFWPLVPRPGSVIKKENFFGRAARLVMLRPGLNLAALIALLLVLASALAGTRIGLPQVQQFRTATESSSAMEQLSAHFPAGEAQPITVLAHPDQIDALGSQLADVHDVKRVGPVRDVGDSDWRQFSVVPAIDPNSSQAQDLVAKLRTVAGNNGQVLIGGPTAQQLDSHQMHLRDLYVIAPLIMFICFAMLGWLTRSWRTALALGLVNLLSAAAAVGLGSLVSSLVFDATALDVQVPLLAFVFLVALGVDYTIFFTHRVRQDVQNHELEPAIEQAASRTGSVITSAGLVLAGVFAALATLPLTVLGQLGLIVGLGVVLDTFVVRTLLLPALLHTLGASGRPLFGGTSRDAKHATEPITPKECEFHA, from the coding sequence ATGAAAGTTTCAGTTATTTCCCGGGTTGCTCGGTCGCTAACAAGCCGACGTGGCGCCCGAATCTGGGTCGCAGCGGTCATCGCTGTCATCGCTATCGTTTTTGGATCGCTTAGCAGTCTCGAAGCTCCAGCCCGGTCCGACAGTTCCATCGTCAATGGCTCGGATTCCGCGCAAGTCCAACAGATCTTGGATGAAAATAGCCATGATTCCACGACCTCCGCCCTGCTGGTTGCATCCAAGCCCGATCATTCCGCACTCAGCAATCAGGATAAGACCGCGTTAGAAGGGCTGAGCACAGAACTCAGCGCAGGCGCCCACGTCACGGGTGGCCGTCTGATGATCAGCGAAGACCAGCAAGCAGCGATGCTCCCGGTCTCGTGGAGCACTGTCTCCAAGGAGGCCGACCGGCAAACGCTTGAAGATCTCCGCAACTGGATCACCCAGCATCCGGCCCAGCGACTCGACTTGCAGGTCACCGGTTCCACCGCCTTCGCGGTGGACATCACCAATGCATTCGCCGGCGCTGACTTCACATTGCTGGCCGTCACCGTAGGCATCGTCGCTCTCCTGCTCATCCTGACCTACCGCTCGCCAGTACTTTGGCTACTGCCTCTATCCGTAGTCGGAATAGCCGACCGCAGCGCTTCGCTGATCGCCAATCTTCTAGGCAATCTCTGGGGCTTGAGCTTTGACTCAGGCGTGCTCAGTGTCCTGGTTTTCGGTGCAGGAACCAACTACGCATTGCTGCTGATTTCGCGCTACCGCGACGAGCTGCGCACACAAGAAGATCACCGCCAAGCGCTGGCCAAAGCCTGGACGTCAAGCTTTGAAGCAATCTTGACGTCCAATCTGACCGTCGTCCTGGCGCTGTTGACCCTGGGCCTGGCAGTTATGGAAGACACACGGGGTCTGGGGATCGTCTGCGCGGCCGGCCTGCTGATTGCTGCGTTCTTCGTGCTGTTCCTCTTGCCGCCGGTGCTGGCTATGAGCGGCCGCAAGGCTTTCTGGCCGCTGGTGCCTCGGCCAGGTTCAGTGATCAAGAAGGAGAACTTCTTCGGGCGCGCGGCACGACTGGTCATGCTTCGACCAGGGTTGAATCTAGCGGCTTTGATAGCCCTCTTGCTGGTCCTCGCAAGTGCGCTGGCTGGCACTCGAATCGGATTGCCACAGGTCCAGCAATTCCGAACCGCGACAGAATCCTCCAGCGCGATGGAACAGCTGTCGGCTCACTTCCCAGCGGGTGAAGCACAACCAATCACCGTCTTGGCTCACCCTGATCAAATCGATGCACTAGGCAGCCAGCTGGCTGACGTTCACGATGTGAAGCGTGTCGGGCCGGTGCGCGATGTGGGCGACTCGGACTGGCGGCAGTTCTCAGTAGTTCCTGCCATTGACCCAAACTCGTCGCAGGCCCAGGATCTGGTGGCCAAGCTTCGAACTGTCGCTGGAAATAATGGGCAAGTGCTCATCGGCGGGCCCACGGCACAGCAGTTGGATTCGCATCAAATGCACCTACGCGATTTGTATGTCATTGCCCCATTGATCATGTTCATCTGTTTCGCCATGCTCGGATGGCTCACTCGATCTTGGCGGACAGCCCTGGCGCTTGGCCTGGTGAATCTGCTCAGTGCTGCCGCGGCTGTTGGGCTCGGTTCCCTTGTGTCCTCGCTCGTCTTCGATGCCACGGCCCTCGACGTCCAAGTGCCATTGCTTGCCTTCGTCTTCTTGGTGGCCTTGGGCGTGGACTACACGATTTTCTTCACCCACAGAGTCCGACAAGACGTTCAAAATCACGAGCTGGAGCCAGCAATCGAGCAGGCTGCTAGCCGTACCGGCTCGGTGATCACCAGTGCAGGTCTCGTACTGGCCGGAGTATTCGCCGCGCTGGCCACGCTGCCACTGACCGTGTTGGGCCAGCTGGGCTTGATTGTCGGGCTGGGGGTTGTGCTGGACACCTTCGTTGTTCGGACGTTACTGCTCCCCGCACTTCTTCACACATTAGGGGCATCAGGGCGACCGCTTTTCGGCGGGACGTCTCGCGACGCCAAACATGCCACAGAACCAATCACCCCGAAAGAATGCGAATTCCATGCGTAA